A region from the Etheostoma spectabile isolate EspeVRDwgs_2016 chromosome 9, UIUC_Espe_1.0, whole genome shotgun sequence genome encodes:
- the bsnd gene encoding barttin, with the protein MVEGKPYRYGLIAAGLCVSAVGLFIMTQEQPHIYVAMCALGVAMVCIGTAWSLCQCYPKVILDDEIQEKCLQDVVCTAAGARLAEALPGFCGQKSSSSGLLPEALKSHSCPALHLV; encoded by the exons ATGGTGGAGGGGAAACCGTATCGATACGGGCTGATAGCGGCGGGGCTGTGTGTGTCGGCAGTAGGCCTCTTCATCATGACTCAGGAGCAGCCGCACATCTATGTTGCGATGTGCGCTCTGGGCGTCGCCATGGTGTGTATCGGGACAGCATGGAGCCTCTGCCAGTGCTATCCTAAG GTCATTTTGGATGATGAGATTCAAGAGAAATGTCTTCAGGATGTGGTGTGTACTGCAGCTGGAGCAAG gCTTGCTGAGGCTCTGCCAGGTTTCTGTGGCCAAAAGTCAAGTAGCAGCGGACTTCTTCCCGAAGCCCTAAAGAGCCACAGCTGTCCTGCATTGCACCTGGTCTGA